The Spinacia oleracea cultivar Varoflay chromosome 2, BTI_SOV_V1, whole genome shotgun sequence DNA segment aacttggtcgaaacttagacttgtctcagaaaatgcttatgtacacttttcaaatcaaaataaatattatggtcattcttcgaaacaccgaaaatgtgtgtcgttaagtcgttggtttcccaaataaaaaatgtttgtctgtcaaaggattaatccgggccaagctaaaaccggatgtcgcctgaaaaccgAAGTCGCACTcaacggcttcgctaaagtagcacactactataaaaggtcgctcacacatacgagcatgaccccaaacatgattacaagatgcgaaaaacgaccgacgagccccattGCTTGGGgactcgcgaaaaaatatactccaacaaggagcgcacaatcaaaatcacattcccggactacgccatacaccatctcatgtttggatatctcaaaaaaaaagcaggttcgacctcagagaaaggtcgtcattgacacttgtgcatggtcctctgatcaaagaccaagtagtggcaaaaatcgagccgtaaagactagctcaaaaccacgaaagcagacggtcgcaagacaaaggtccgtctaaacccgttgtcaacccacgttcaggttacaactaaatccgagcattcctcgaaagaattcgctcttgcaagaatgaataaaagaaattctcaaaaaaaaaaagaaatcacgaagAAAAAAGTAGGAGACTTGCCCATCTTAGTGGGCAGggtcgcgtcacgaaccacgcgagtcccaaattgaaaaacgaattcaggggcgtccaccctcagcggacagggctcgcccacctgcagcgggcggggtctgcgtcactagccgcgcaggtccttagttttcgaaaattagaatcttcaaaaacaaaatgaaataggctcgccatcttcagccggcggggtctacggcgcaaaccacgtaggtccttattttcaaaaaataaacataagcaaatttcaaaacagattcgtccacttctatcggacggggtgtccacccttagcggacaggctcgccatctttagccggcggggtctgcgtcactaaccacgcaggtccttagtcactgcagcgataactctttttgtttttccgtttttcccaaaaacgatgtgagtagcttttggttttccgttttttcccaaaaacgatttgagtagcttttggttttccgtttttccaaaaaagaacgatgtgagtagctttcctttttccacaaaaaattcaaagaatggttttccgttttttccaaaaaagaacgatgtgctggattttccttcgttttacgtcccataaaaacaagggggttttctcgtttagctaaccctaaaaatgagaatctttaaagacatttttacctcgtgattgggcttggccaggcccaattacactttacagctttgatttcgaaaacatctgtagctactcccaatgacaaagtgagggagtttctacgcacctttagatccttccaatgacaaagtgaggaagtttctatactatcagttgacaaatcccaatgacacgtgagggatatgtcgacacttcaaagtgatgacccttaagtcaaatgttatcactcgggggctcgtgagaccctcgcaaaaaacaggtcaccatggcttgtgtgacgcactccgtataatactttgaccatcgtcttactccaagactcagtcaaagtgggggctaactgtagacacctacttttgtccccattctcgaaagggaaggttcgatgatgaaaacataaaatctccacttgacaacgcatctcctataaaataacgaatctcaaatcacccttctcgtttcacccgaaacctgctatttatggaaacctgctaaaaatagtaactgccgtaaagggtagcttctaaaagtggcaagtcataaaagatagaaacctgtcagaattaggtgttgcactccaacataaatccgaaatgagatagaaaactgcgtgAATCTTATTCCTATTATGATTCATAAatgagagttacgtattaattaaaatcctaacgagcctagagttcgtaacgggcccagacgcattccgtcatgaaattggtacgcactaaaagactcgattaagtctcaaacactacggatttcaggaatctgaatctgactaagaaaacagcccagaccttattttcaacgcctggctctgggcgccgaaatcttcggcgcccaggcctgggcgctggaattacctgggtacgtgttttttcctaattctttgtggactagagctctgcaattctatctttccacaaactcttttctataaatatagcccaagttcgacgtgaaatcacaacacacaattcatattctgagtattgacttcaacccctagcctaagcctcacgctgcgaaattgttcacgcgttctgtcgcaatcgatccataaatcgaacagaacgtatcctgtcccataatttgagattcgttaaataaaaaggagaaatagcaaagtcaaagtggttagttttctgagaaccgtgacgcacctctcaagggtgcgtcgtaatgtgccccttttctatgatttaattgctttcctcgccctttttatgaactgttaaactaattcaatctgattgttctatcacgcctaataaatatgatacttttgggaaattagattatcatgctaggtcccttaatgcaatctaaatcaaataatcgcgatcgatctagtattatatgttgcatattgctaaaatcaactcagattagtttaatagttaacgcatgtcccttcaattatttatgctgagctagtaaggatatcctgcctctggagttatcgacgagcgagtactcctctcggtagttacagtcccccgaaccctcaatctctaccttgcgggtgtatgttgagagatccccacaccagggatcacaagggaacctacggccgtgtggtcaaacataattgcactccctttatgtcacgataaccgagttttgtcagtttttctcattgtcgttaaaaactgaatggcgactcctatattattagtcaattgggtgtaaactcacaggaaatccaattacacttgattgaatgaaaagaatcgtcacacccacgagggacgaggtcacgcattagcctcgtgctttttcgaccccctcacattctTCATCTTGTCATACTTAATCTTCATCTTCTCATGCTCCTCGTGCACTCGATTATTATCACGTTGAATACAATCAATCCTTGCCTCGAGGACTTTCACTTCACCAATCAATCTCTGTTTCTCAGCAATCAGGACATTAGTCACATCTTTCTGCCATTCCAAAATTTCTTCATCCACCCAATCGAACGCATCACTACGAGCCTTACCAATTGAGAAATCATAGAATTTGCAGCCCACGAATTTTCTTCCAGGATTATCATGCGTCCATGAAGTTCTTTGAACAACAGGGAAGCCACATCCACATATCCTAACCTTTCTCTTTGTCACGTTCATCCTCAGGAACCCTAATttcagaagaagaaaaaaaattctcaCGAACtctaatttcaagaatcaacattGTGGAGAAATTCGAGCAAAATAATTAGGGCTTTTAGTGTTACCTCTTAAGGAGTGCGCCGACAAGTGATTTGGTTGAGCGAATTTGGTTGAATTCACCTGAGGAGAAGGATGTCGTGGTTAGGGCTTGAAGATAACAATGGCTGAGGGGAAGCCACTggcaggagagagaaagtcgatttttttttaaaataagttaATATGTTAGTTAGGGATGGGGTAAATTAGAgggaaattttaattttttttttagtttttttaatcCACGTGTATGACACGTGTTAGTCAACGCCGGAATCCGAGAGTTGACCACCGGAAAATCACTCTTGGTCCTTATTGACAACAAAAAATCTCAATTGGGCCTTTTTTTaccactttttttaaaaaaagtcatttttgacaattttttggttttaaaatgtcctttttgacaaattttcctaaaatataatattttgcaTACTTTAATGCCACATGCCATCTCTTTTTTTATaatgagcgatttccttcaatattgcataaagatccaacaattccctaaatacgttactttttaagttatttcccaccataccgtccacgtaagcaagggagaaagagaagtaaatttttttttccggttcagcattgaaccgctatatgagatagcggtttcgttttaaagcaaaccgccatctcagatggcggttcaatgttataaaccgctatctcagatagcggttcaatgttataaaccgctatctcagatagcggtttgtattaaaacaaaaccgctatctcagatggcggtttacttaattgtaaattatttttaacatgaattacagtttaaatagaaatataatTTAGAAGTAACCTCTTATGACATCAATTGTGTCTGTAGCTCAGTGGATAGAGTGTGTTGTTTCTACGCAGGAGGTCGTGGGTTCAAATCCTACCTGAtgtgtttatttctttttaaccatttattaatattaattataaacattTCTAAATTTAACCTATCAACATTAGTGTCTGTAGCTCAGCGGATAGAGTGTTTATTTCCTAACCAAAAGGTCGTGGGTTCGACCCCTAGCTGATGCAGTTTTTTTTTAACCATTTATAAATAGTACTACCTACGtgattataaaccgctatctcagatagcggtttacttaagtcaaccgctacctgagatagcggtttagtgtcgcttcgttaaaaaaaaaaagaccggttttaatgctgacgtggacggtatggtgggaattaagttaaaaagtggcgcattttgggaatttgacgttttttaaacaatattgaaggaaatcgctcttttataatattttttctcctttttatgAATGTAATTTTCCCTTAAAATTAAGAGGAAAAACACAAAGTCCATATTGCCACTAATGAAACGGAAGGTGAAGTGTACTACCCTTTTGAAAAATTCATACTCCGTAATGTATTCCCAAAATCTGTATCCAAACTAATCAAAAGGTAAAGGTTCATTGAATTCCCACCCATAAACTCATTTTCAATTTCACCCTATAATCTCTAAATTCCATTGTTGTATTCCTAAGTTCTTACGTGAAGATGATGTGGTTCGGGCCAGTCATCAGACCTAGCTCACGGGCTGTGAGACTAAACGGGCTTCGAACTGAGCTCACGAGTCGTGGGCCTAAAAGGGCTTCAGACTAAGCTCACGGGCCGTGTGCCTAAACGAGACCAACCTACGGCAAGCCCGACCACTCTGCATCGTACCGGGTAGAAAATCTCAAAATAGAGCACAGGGCCACGGGCCCTCGTGCCGGACGGGGTCGAGCCGTtgtgcctaagcctaatttcACTAATTTAGCCTATTTTATCGTGTGGGGCCATATCGTGTCTTatcatttttttaaaatgtgGCCCAATCCATGACCCACGACTTCGTGCTTGTACCGGACCATGGTTTTTTGTATTCATGCCAGTGTTGGGCTTTTCCATATCGGGCTTCGGACGGCCCGGCCCAAACACCTCCTTTACTTATTCGTTTTTCCGAGGGAAATCAAAACCTCCATAGACCATAAACTTTTGAGTTTACTAAAGATGGCACATGCATATTGCGCACAGATATTTTTATCATAAAAGAAAACGCACGTGTCATTGAACAACTAATGCGTGTTGGCCCCCCAACGCAAACAATCTTTAATCCTCTACGACTCCATACACCAATAACATCTCCATCCTCCCAAAAACACCTAAATCTCACCCCTTTAAATTCCTTACAATTAACAAAACCAAATATTAACCGTGTGATTAAACTCCGATCATATCACTAATCTAGTCTCGATTACACCCGATAATTTCCCTCCTCTCCCTCCAATCAAATACGGCTGCTGCTATTTAAACCAATCTACTGTATCAAATTAAACTTCATCTtctttatttctctctcctcactgaAAATAATTCATCACTGATCAATCAAAAATGGCGAGCAGCAAAAACGAAGGAAATGAGGCAACTCCCACTCTCTTCTCGCCTTACAAACTCGGCAAATTCTCTCTCTCCCACAGGTTCGGATTTTGATCCCACATTTTTACTTACCtacaaaatttgaatttgaatttgaataataataatgttaatTGTGTATAGGGTGGTATTGGCGCCGATGACGAGATGTAGGGCGATAAATGAGATACCAAACGAGGCGTTAATGGAGTATTATGTTCAACGATCTACTCCTGGTGGTTTTCTGATTTCCGAGGGCACCCTCATTTCTCCTACTTCTCCTGggtaattttttgattttaattttaattttatttttcttatacaAAGTACTTACGGAATATATTTTAGTATGATTTATGTGATTATTGATAGTTTTGATTAGAAAATTTCGTGTTTGTGAATGCATTGTGTTTaattaagttcagaaaaaagtGAAAATCGAGTGAATAAAATCCGAGTTGATTTCTTGATTGATTTTGGATCAATTTGTTACTGGGAGTGAATTTGGAGTTGAGAAAAGAACTACAAAAAATGTTCTAGTCTTATGAAAAGTTTATAAATTAAACAATTAACTTTGATCGCGTCAAATTTATTTTCAAGTAAAAAAAAGAGTAGAAGTTGGACAATTGGTTTGATTGAAAAGAATATTACTAATGAATTTCACagttacaaaaattaaaaaataaaaaataattcacAGTTTAGTTAATTTAACTGCGGGAAACACGAAATTGGACTATGTTGATGAAATGCTAATTTCGTCATTTGCAGCAAACGCAttttatatatttgatatttctaATTACATAATAGTAACAATTATAAAATTTAGAGTTGGTActtgttaaaaatatttattgagacgaatcaaacaagatccaacatgactatgtttttcttttatattGGAAAATTTTTAGAAGATTCTGTTTCATTGTGAATAatatcaagattcaaaattggaaaaaactttgtgggacgaagggagtatgtTGTTGCGGTGTTGCCTGCTGCCGTAATGCGAATGACAACAACAGAAGGGCAAAGGGCAAACTAGGCTGGTATTGGTATGTATGATGCTTATGTTACTAACTGCTATAGAATAGAATGAACCCTATATTAGTTAGGAAAAGGCGAGAGGGAAATAAAAATATGCAATCTGGTGAACTCAAGTGACTTACATGTGAATTTGCAGGCTTAACTTTGTGCCAGTTTGAATAAATGATTTGCCACAAAGCTGAGCCGGGGAGCAGGATCTAGGAATTTGGAATGGGGGTACGAAATTAGAGTAAAAAAAGTTAAAGATGCAAATTGTACACAATTGCAGTATTACCATCACAAACAGTGAAAAAAGTTCACATTCCTGTTAATTTGCATAAATATTACTCTTTCAACAAATGCACCTTGAGAAATTATCAGTTTACTATGCTTGCATTCGTCAATTTCATTGATCCAACAGTCAGCTAGTCATACTGTTCTGGTTTAAGCAGCGGTTGTAGCCTGTAGGTATATGGTAGTCCCGTCACTTATATTTTATGACTAATTGATACAAATTGTACACAATTGCACAAACAGTGAAAAAAATTTCACATTCCTGTTAATTTGCATAAATATTACTCTTTCAGCAATGCACCTTGAGAAATTATCAGTTTACTACCCCAAACTAGCAGCTTTTTTAGTCCATCAACTGGTTCATGTCCCCTGCTTATGCTTTTCATTCGTCAATTTCATTGATCCAACAGTTAGTTAGTCATACTGTTCTGGTTTTAGTTCATCATCTCTGAACAAAACAGAACTATATTTTATGAGTAATTGATACAAATTGTACACAGTTGCAGGATTACCATCACAAAAAGTAAATTGTTAATTTGCATAAATATTACTCTTTCAGGACTAGCAGCTTTTATAATCCATCAACTGGTTTCATGTTCCCTTTCCTATGCTTGCATTCGTCAATTTCACTGATCCAACATTCAGCTAGTTATACATACTGTTCTGGTTTTAGTTCATCATCTCTGTGTACTTTTGGTGTTTGTCTGACAAAAAACAGAATTAATGTTGCAGGTTTCCCCATTGCCCGGGCATTTACACCAACGAGCAAGTTGAAGCATGGAAGAAAGTGGTTAATGCTGTTCATGCCAAGGGTGCTATCATCTTCTGTCAGTTGTGGCATGTTGGTCGAGCTTCTCATACAGGTTCACTAATCTAATTCTCTATGATTAGTTGATTACAATACGATATtgatttatactccctccgtcccggaatacttgaaccggtttgaccggcacagaatttaatacaaaataattgacttattatttaattagatggtagttgatagtggagtattttttaatatagatagggATATGTGTCAACTTTTTAAGGGATGTAGGGGGAGGGTGCTTGGGACCACAAAGTGACATGTGAAGGGGTAATTGATGTAATATTAATAAAACTttaccatttatagaagcggtgcaagtaatccgggacggcttgtaaggaaagcggtgcaagtattccggcatggagggagtacttactATGTTCTTATTTACacgacacaattatttagtcaCGTTTGCCAAAGCACgattttaaacattaatatcttcaattatggataataaaaaattataaaagttgatatttaaaatatatttattgagacgaatctaacaagactctatacgactatattttttctcaAGTATAACTTCAAAAGCAaaagagcttgtgtgaatagtgtctaaaactcaattgtgtcatgtataTAAGACTCGAGCTTCTCGTACAGGTTCACTAATCTAATCCTCTATGATTAGTTGATTACAATACAATATTGATTCATATTTGATTTTGTCTTTCATAATGAATATCATAGACCGTTGATATTATTGCTATATACACAGTGTACCAACCTGGAGGGAAAGCACCAATCTCATCAACAAATAAGCCGATTTCAGACAGATGGAGAATACTAATGCCAAATGGAACTACTGAAAAATACCCTGTACCTCAAGCCTTGGCTTCCCATGAAATACCTCAGGTTGTCGAGCATTACCGCCAGGCTGCCATGAATGCTATCCAAGCAGGTTCGCCTTTCTTTCTGATGATTGTAATGATTGTATCCTATATAAATCCCCTCTTTAGATGGTATTGTGTGTCGGGGATTTTAACAAAAGAGTCCTAGGGTGCTAGACAAATGCTATATAAAAAGATGAGAAAATCCAACCACTATGCTCTCTATGGCCTTGTTATTTGCTAAATTATCTTTAATGTCGAAATATTATACGGGGTAGCATGAGAAAGGTCCCAAAAATGTGACCTTGAGTTAACAATATAGCTTTTACCACTAATctattacatgtttcatgttatcattggaaaaaaaatatatatatgagTAAATGCGGATGTTATTGATGTAGTAACCTGGGGCAATCTAGTTAGCCACTACAACCTGGAGTGTCTGCTTCTTGTTGATTGTCATGATCTATGTTACCCGGACTCGGATACTCATGTCATGATCTATGTTACCCGGACTCGGATACCCATATCGGACATGGGTATTTGTCCAAGTGTCCGATATgactattttgtgaaaaaaattgtATGATTTTGGTCCAAAAAGAAGTGTCGAAGTGTCAATACCCATCCGAATGTCGAGGATCCGACACGGGtatttgaggtaaaatgaaTAGTCCAGGTAACAGAGGTCATGATCTTTGAAGCAGATTTGAAGTGTACAGATTACAACTAGGCAATCCTTGACATTGAACTTACACCAGTTAATCCATTTAATACTATCAACTATTGTTAGCAGGTTTTGATGGGGTGGAGATCCACGGGGCCCACGGCTACCTCATTGACCAATTCCTCAAAGACGGGATCAATGACCGCACAGACGAGTATGGTGGGTCTCTAGCTAACCGTTGTAGACTCTTAGTTCAGGTGGTTCATGCAGTGGCTACAGCCATTGGTGCTGATAGAGTAGCTATAAGGATCTCACCAGCAATAGACCACCTTGATGCCTCAGACTCAAACCCACTTGCAGTCGGCCTAGCCGTGGTCAACTCTCTCAACAAACTCCAGCTAGACTTAAACTCACGGCTAACCTACCTTCATGTAACTCAACCTAGATATGTTGCGTATGGTCAAACCGAGTCTGCTAGACAAGGGAGCGAAGAGCAGGAAACACAGCTTATCCGAACTCTAAGGAAAACATACCAGGGTTCTTTTATGTGCAGTGGTGGGTACACCCGGGAACTCGGGATGGAGGCCGTGGGTCAAGGGGATGCTGATTTGGTTTCTTTCGGGAGGCTTTTTATATCGAACCCTGATTTGGTCGAAAGGTTTAAGGTTAACGGTCCGTTGAATAGGTATGTTCGGAAAACGTTCTATACACAGGATCCTGTTGTGGGTTATACTGATTACCCCTTTCTTGGTAAAGATGGTTCTGATAGTAGTAGTAAGGTAGTACTGGCTCGTCTATAGTGTATTCTCTTGATATTGTTGTATGTTATTTAGACTTGCATATTGGGAAGTCATGCAGAATTGCAGACAAAATAAGATCACATGGGTTTATGTTACTCCCTTTGTCCAATAAATAATAGGCCACAATTATAGCCACTTCGTATTTTACTATTTCTCAAAACAATAGGCGATAACGGAACTTTCCCATATGACCCTAAATCATACGAATATGGTATGTAATTTAGAAGAGTAAGTCTCCTATGAGATCGCTATATGTGTAAGACGGTTGATATCagcattaaaaataaaaaaactattTGACTAGAAATTAtaattatttgattagaaaGTAGGATTATTTGATTGAAGAGTATACTATAATTAATAATAGTAGAATATAGCTATTTGATCACATCGCTTACCTATCTGACTAAAAAGTATAACTATTTGGTAAGGAGTTGGTGTTTATAGTCTTATGTAGTAAGTTTTGTAAATTTAGAAATAAGAGGGGGGTTGTTTTCTTGTGTGGTGAAAATGGGAGGGGTTGTTCACTTAATTTTAGACCAGATCAACTTGAGCCCGATCTGCTAGCCCGACCTGACCTGAAATAGCGGTTTGGACAGAATTTTCAGGACCGTTTTCCGGGAGCCCCTCGTGCCATTTAGCTGGTTTTGGGCACACAAAATTGGCCCAAAGTTTGGCCCGAAGTCACAAAATTTTGAAACTTGATTTTAGTCCTTTATCAAGGAGATTAACACAGAAACGAAAAGAAGACGGATGGTAAAGAGGAACACTGATATAGAAATGAAAGTATTTAATTACAGTCGCAATTCGTCTTACAGTAGCAATTAGTCTTACAGTTGGACTGTTAAGAAGTACATGACTACATGTTCTCCATTGgacaaaaaacaaaat contains these protein-coding regions:
- the LOC110803506 gene encoding 12-oxophytodienoate reductase 3, with the translated sequence MASSKNEGNEATPTLFSPYKLGKFSLSHRVVLAPMTRCRAINEIPNEALMEYYVQRSTPGGFLISEGTLISPTSPGFPHCPGIYTNEQVEAWKKVVNAVHAKGAIIFCQLWHVGRASHTVYQPGGKAPISSTNKPISDRWRILMPNGTTEKYPVPQALASHEIPQVVEHYRQAAMNAIQAGFDGVEIHGAHGYLIDQFLKDGINDRTDEYGGSLANRCRLLVQVVHAVATAIGADRVAIRISPAIDHLDASDSNPLAVGLAVVNSLNKLQLDLNSRLTYLHVTQPRYVAYGQTESARQGSEEQETQLIRTLRKTYQGSFMCSGGYTRELGMEAVGQGDADLVSFGRLFISNPDLVERFKVNGPLNRYVRKTFYTQDPVVGYTDYPFLGKDGSDSSSKVVLARL
- the LOC130467209 gene encoding uncharacterized protein, encoding MNVTKRKVRICGCGFPVVQRTSWTHDNPGRKFVGCKFYDFSIGKARSDAFDWVDEEILEWQKDVTNVLIAEKQRLIGEVKVLEARIDCIQRDNNRVHEEHEKMKIKYDKMKNCNVCQGFWLSIE